A genomic window from Hyla sarda isolate aHylSar1 chromosome 8, aHylSar1.hap1, whole genome shotgun sequence includes:
- the VASN gene encoding vasorin isoform X1 gives MRVTGSAKCLPSSNTTMKQTMLGHLSCTMHLLLVWTVLIAVHTVLTEGCPDGCQCNQPSTVFCMNRKNPSFPRAIPPNTFSLYLFQNAISSIEENSFSGLWDLQLLDLSHNKLSNLPGGVFKRLTNLSNLDLSSNQITEISAETFQGLSRLERLYLSENNIRSIHPDAFRGLENLLELKLTKNQLVVAPAFSLPHLLLLDLSYNAIPTIQSGVFHARNIETLRVAGLGLKEVPADLLNELKNLHELDLSDNHLTKVPPGLRGLTKLNLAGNVAISQLQPDDFSGLSLLQDLDLSRMSLHILPKGLFQSTPRLRGVSLAQNPFNCVCSLSWLTEWLRVSGVALHRSEETRCHFPPKNAGKILRDLQNSDFGCPIPTTVFVPTTLALTSTAAPTTPTIPRTTYTTTIITTTTTVPHIPTEEPAVPTQVDQQCPPQTCLNGGLCQLDPLGEVECECPPGFYGMYCEMLSLTPADFTEPPKIQLQVLERTSSSLTVDLQSYIQGKKHLPGLRLTVQNLSGLDNRPGIYQLPPTLLHYTLWELSSNSTYRICLGSMRDVSGEPELCSEAQTMAESPTPSAHITQTREGSLTLVLVPAVVAGILLLVVIVSAICYTRRRREKAHACENGGPLELEGVKTGLDEKGELKKLSEISTGTERGWESEEPLMDSSRVGNNNDTPTGRLPHSYF, from the coding sequence ATCTTGCACCATGCATCTCCTGTTGGTATGGACTGTCCTCATCGCTGTACACACAGTCCTTACTGAAGGCTGCCCAGATGGATGTCAGTGCAACCAACCATCTACAGTCTTCTGTATGAACCGCAAGAACCCCAGTTTTCCTCGTGCCATACCTCCGAACACGTTCAGCTTGTACCTCTTTCAGAATGCCATCAGTTCAATTGAGGAGAACAGCTTCTCAGGCCTGTGGGACCTACAGCTCTTAGATCTATCCCATAACAAATTGTCTAATCTACCTGGAGGAGTCTTCAAAAGATTGACCAACCTCAGCAACCTGGATCTCTCATCAAACCAAATCACCGAGATCTCTGCAGAAACTTTCCAAGGCCTGAGTCGTCTAGAAAGGCTGTACCTCAGCGAGAACAACATTCGGAGCATTCATCCAGACGCCTTCAGAGGTCTTGAGAACCTACTTGAACTTAAGCTGACCAAAAATCAATTGGTAGTGGCTCCAGCCTTTTCCCTACCTCATCTCCTGCTCCTGGATCTTAGTTATAACGCTATCCCAACCATCCAATCTGGAGTCTTCCATGCAAGAAACATAGAGACCTTACGAGTGGCTGGTCTTGGCCTAAAAGAAGTACCCGCAGATCTCTTGAATGAACTAAAGAACCTTCATGAGTTGGATCTGTCTGATAACCACTTGACTAAGGTGCCCCCAGGTCTACGAGGATTGACCAAACTCAATCTAGCCGGCAATGTGGCCATTTCCCAGCTTCAACCTGATGACTTTTCAGGCCTCAGTTTATTACAAGATTTAGATCTAAGTAGGATGAGCCTTCATATTTTGCCGAAGGGTCTTTTCCAATCCACACCACGCCTTCGAGGTGTTAGTCTGGCGCAAAACCCTTTTAACTGTGTGTGTTCATTGAGCTGGTTAACAGAATGGCTCCGAGTCAGTGGAGTAGCTCTACACCGCTCAGAAGAAACTCGCTGCCACTTCCCTCCCAAAAACGCAGGAAAGATATTACGTGATTTGCAAAATTCTGACTTTGGATGTCCTATACCAACAACAGTCTTTGTGCCTACAACCTTGGCCCTTACCAGTACCGCTGCACCAACTACACCAACCATTCCAAGAACAACATACACAACAACCATTATTACCACCACAACAACTgttcctcatatcccaacagAGGAGCCTGCTGTGCCCACTCAAGTCGATCAGCAGTGTCCACCCCAAACTTGCTTGAATGGTGGGCTTTGCCAATTAGATCCCCTTGGAGAAGTGGAATGTGAATGTCCACCAGGGTTTTATGGGATGTACTGTGAGATGCTATCATTAACACCAGCAGATTTTACTGAGCCACCCAAAATACAGCTGCAAGTCCTAGAAAGAACTAGTAGTTCACTGACAGTGGATCTACAAAGTTATATACAAGGTAAGAAACATCTACCAGGACTAAGGCTAACTGTGCAGAACCTCTCTGGATTAGACAACAGGCCAGGAATATACCAGCTACCTCCAACACTCTTACACTACAcattgtgggaactgagttctaaTAGCACATACAGAATTTGCCTTGGATCGATGCGCGATGTAAGTGGTGAGCCCGAACTATGCTCCGAAGCCCAGACTATGGCAGAATCTCCAACACCTAGTGCCCACATTACCCAAACCAGAGAGGGAAGTCTAACCTTAGTGCTGGTGCCTGCTGTAGTTGCTGGTATCCTTCTTTTGGTGGTCATAGTAAGTGCAATCTGCTATACTCGGAGACGTAGGGAAAAAGCCCATGCATGTGAAAATGGAGGTCCTCTGGAGCTGGAAGGTGTTAAAACAGGCCTAGACGAGAAAGGGGAGTTGAAAAAATTATCTGAGATTTCGACAGGTACTGAACGAGGTTGGGAGTCAGAAGAACCTCTCATGGACTCCTCCAGAGTAGGGAATAACAATGATACACCTACAGGACGGCTTCCACACTCATACTTTTAA
- the VASN gene encoding vasorin isoform X2, with protein MHLLLVWTVLIAVHTVLTEGCPDGCQCNQPSTVFCMNRKNPSFPRAIPPNTFSLYLFQNAISSIEENSFSGLWDLQLLDLSHNKLSNLPGGVFKRLTNLSNLDLSSNQITEISAETFQGLSRLERLYLSENNIRSIHPDAFRGLENLLELKLTKNQLVVAPAFSLPHLLLLDLSYNAIPTIQSGVFHARNIETLRVAGLGLKEVPADLLNELKNLHELDLSDNHLTKVPPGLRGLTKLNLAGNVAISQLQPDDFSGLSLLQDLDLSRMSLHILPKGLFQSTPRLRGVSLAQNPFNCVCSLSWLTEWLRVSGVALHRSEETRCHFPPKNAGKILRDLQNSDFGCPIPTTVFVPTTLALTSTAAPTTPTIPRTTYTTTIITTTTTVPHIPTEEPAVPTQVDQQCPPQTCLNGGLCQLDPLGEVECECPPGFYGMYCEMLSLTPADFTEPPKIQLQVLERTSSSLTVDLQSYIQGKKHLPGLRLTVQNLSGLDNRPGIYQLPPTLLHYTLWELSSNSTYRICLGSMRDVSGEPELCSEAQTMAESPTPSAHITQTREGSLTLVLVPAVVAGILLLVVIVSAICYTRRRREKAHACENGGPLELEGVKTGLDEKGELKKLSEISTGTERGWESEEPLMDSSRVGNNNDTPTGRLPHSYF; from the coding sequence ATGCATCTCCTGTTGGTATGGACTGTCCTCATCGCTGTACACACAGTCCTTACTGAAGGCTGCCCAGATGGATGTCAGTGCAACCAACCATCTACAGTCTTCTGTATGAACCGCAAGAACCCCAGTTTTCCTCGTGCCATACCTCCGAACACGTTCAGCTTGTACCTCTTTCAGAATGCCATCAGTTCAATTGAGGAGAACAGCTTCTCAGGCCTGTGGGACCTACAGCTCTTAGATCTATCCCATAACAAATTGTCTAATCTACCTGGAGGAGTCTTCAAAAGATTGACCAACCTCAGCAACCTGGATCTCTCATCAAACCAAATCACCGAGATCTCTGCAGAAACTTTCCAAGGCCTGAGTCGTCTAGAAAGGCTGTACCTCAGCGAGAACAACATTCGGAGCATTCATCCAGACGCCTTCAGAGGTCTTGAGAACCTACTTGAACTTAAGCTGACCAAAAATCAATTGGTAGTGGCTCCAGCCTTTTCCCTACCTCATCTCCTGCTCCTGGATCTTAGTTATAACGCTATCCCAACCATCCAATCTGGAGTCTTCCATGCAAGAAACATAGAGACCTTACGAGTGGCTGGTCTTGGCCTAAAAGAAGTACCCGCAGATCTCTTGAATGAACTAAAGAACCTTCATGAGTTGGATCTGTCTGATAACCACTTGACTAAGGTGCCCCCAGGTCTACGAGGATTGACCAAACTCAATCTAGCCGGCAATGTGGCCATTTCCCAGCTTCAACCTGATGACTTTTCAGGCCTCAGTTTATTACAAGATTTAGATCTAAGTAGGATGAGCCTTCATATTTTGCCGAAGGGTCTTTTCCAATCCACACCACGCCTTCGAGGTGTTAGTCTGGCGCAAAACCCTTTTAACTGTGTGTGTTCATTGAGCTGGTTAACAGAATGGCTCCGAGTCAGTGGAGTAGCTCTACACCGCTCAGAAGAAACTCGCTGCCACTTCCCTCCCAAAAACGCAGGAAAGATATTACGTGATTTGCAAAATTCTGACTTTGGATGTCCTATACCAACAACAGTCTTTGTGCCTACAACCTTGGCCCTTACCAGTACCGCTGCACCAACTACACCAACCATTCCAAGAACAACATACACAACAACCATTATTACCACCACAACAACTgttcctcatatcccaacagAGGAGCCTGCTGTGCCCACTCAAGTCGATCAGCAGTGTCCACCCCAAACTTGCTTGAATGGTGGGCTTTGCCAATTAGATCCCCTTGGAGAAGTGGAATGTGAATGTCCACCAGGGTTTTATGGGATGTACTGTGAGATGCTATCATTAACACCAGCAGATTTTACTGAGCCACCCAAAATACAGCTGCAAGTCCTAGAAAGAACTAGTAGTTCACTGACAGTGGATCTACAAAGTTATATACAAGGTAAGAAACATCTACCAGGACTAAGGCTAACTGTGCAGAACCTCTCTGGATTAGACAACAGGCCAGGAATATACCAGCTACCTCCAACACTCTTACACTACAcattgtgggaactgagttctaaTAGCACATACAGAATTTGCCTTGGATCGATGCGCGATGTAAGTGGTGAGCCCGAACTATGCTCCGAAGCCCAGACTATGGCAGAATCTCCAACACCTAGTGCCCACATTACCCAAACCAGAGAGGGAAGTCTAACCTTAGTGCTGGTGCCTGCTGTAGTTGCTGGTATCCTTCTTTTGGTGGTCATAGTAAGTGCAATCTGCTATACTCGGAGACGTAGGGAAAAAGCCCATGCATGTGAAAATGGAGGTCCTCTGGAGCTGGAAGGTGTTAAAACAGGCCTAGACGAGAAAGGGGAGTTGAAAAAATTATCTGAGATTTCGACAGGTACTGAACGAGGTTGGGAGTCAGAAGAACCTCTCATGGACTCCTCCAGAGTAGGGAATAACAATGATACACCTACAGGACGGCTTCCACACTCATACTTTTAA